In the Rubrivivax gelatinosus IL144 genome, GCTTCTTTCACCGCGGCTTGCGCCCGGCGAAGGTGTTTCTGATGTTTTTGGAGATGCTGTCGGCTTGAACCATCCCCTCGACGGCTGATGCCGTTCAGGGAGCCCTGGCCCGCGGGTGTGCGGGCACGCCGCGATGACCCTGCACGAGCCGACCCTCTTCGTCCTGCTGCTGATCGGCTACGCCATGCTCGGCCTGCAGCTCGTGACAGCCAGCCGGCGGCTGTTCGGCGGTGACGCGCTGCGCCGCTGGGGCTGGGGCAATGCCCTGATGCTGGCCGGCTACCTGTTCCTGCTGGCCGACCTGGTGACGCCGTGGTCCTTGTGGGTCGTCGCCAGCAACACCCTGATCGTGCTCGGCGAGTTCGTCTTCGTCGCCGCGCTGCAGCGTTTCGTCGACGAGCGCCCGGCGCCCCGGCTGCTGACGCTGGGCGGCGTCGTCTGCGCGCTGTCGCTGACGCCGCTGATGCTGCTGCCGACGCCGACGCGCATGGCCCTCATGTCCTTGATCGCCGCGGCTCCGCTGGCCTGGGCCGGATGGGTGGTCTGGCGCCGGCGCAGGCGCATCGAACGCTCCTTGTGGCCGGTCGGCGCCATCCTCGCGCTGGCGGCGGCGACGCTGCTCGTGCGCTGCGTGCACGCCGTGATCGAGCCCGCGGCCTACGCCGACCTGACGCAGCACAACCCGGTGCAGACCCTGGTCGCGCTGGCGGCCTACGTCGCGCTGCTCGGCGCCGGCTTCGGCTTCGTGCTCGCCTGCACCGAACGCGCGACCCGTTCGTTCGAACGCCAGGCCTCGCACGACCACCTGACCGGCGCGCTGAACCGCCAGGCCGGCGGGCCGCTGCTCGAGCAGGCCCTGCTGCGCGCGCGCCGCGACCGCAGCAGCCTCGCCTTCGTGCTGATCGACCTGGACCGTTTCAAGCAGGTCAACGACGAACACGGCCACGTCTTCGGCGACGAGGTGCTGCGGCGCTTCGCGCAGATGGTGCGCCAGCGGCTGCGGGCCTCGGACCTGTTCGTGCGCCTGGGCGGCGAGGAGTTCGCGCTCGTGCTGCCCGGCAGCGACGCCGCCGGCGCGCTGGGCGTCGTCGATCAGCTGCGCGCCGACAGCCGCGCGCTGGACCTGCGCACCGAGGCCGGCCGGTGCTGCATGCTGAGCTTCTCGGCCGGCATCGCGCTCAGTGCCGCCGGCCGGCGCGGCGCCGAGGCGCTGTACCGCGCCGCCGACGACGCGCTGTACCGCGCCAAACGCGCCGGCCGCGACCAGGCGGTGCTCGCCGGGGGCGATGAGACAATTCCCGCATGAGCCCTGCGCCGACCACGCTGACGATCACCCGCCCCGACGACTGGCATCTGCACCTGCGCGACGGCGCGGCGTTGGCCGCGGTGTTGCCGTACACGGCCCGCGAGTTCGCGCGGGCGATCGTCATGCCCAATCTGCGCCCGCCGGTGACCACTGCGGCCCAGGCCACGGCCTACCGCGAACGCATCCTCGCGGCGCGGCCCGAAGGCTCGGACTTCGAGCCGCTGATGACGCTGTACCTGACCGACAACACGCCGCCCGACGAGATCACGAAGGCCCAGGCGGCCGGCGTCGTCGCGCTCAAGCTCTACCCGGCCGGGGCGACGACCAACAGCGACGCCGGCGTCACCGACATCCGCCGCACCTACCCGACGCTGGAGGCGATGCAGCGTGCCGGCCTGCCGCTGCTGGTGCACGGCGAGGTCACCGACCCCGAGGTCGACGTCTTCGACCGCGAGGCGGTCTTCATCGACCGCGTGATGCGCCCGCTGCGCGCCGACTTTCCCGAACTGAAGGTCGTCTTCGAGCACATCACGACGAAGGAGGCGGCCGAGTACGTGGCCGGCGCCGACGAGTTCACCGCCGCGACGATCACCGCCCACCACCTGCTGTACGACCGCAATGCGCTGTTCGTCGGCGGCCTGCGCCCGCACTACTACTGCCTGCCGGTGTTGAAGCGCGCCGTGCACCGCCACGCGCTGCTGGCCGCCGCCGCCTCGGGCAGCCGCAAGTTCTTCCTCGGCACCGACAGCGCGCCGCACGCCGCGGCGCTGAAGGAGCAGTCGGTCTGCGGCGCAGGCTGCTTCACCGCGCCGGCGGCGCTGGCGCTGTACGCCGAGGCCTTCGAGCTGGCCGGCGCGCTGGACAAGCTCGAAGCCTTCGCCGCCTTCAACGGCCCCGATTTCTACGGCCTGCCGCGCAACACCGGCACCGTGACGCTGCGCCGCGAGCCCTTCACGCTGCCCGAGGCCCTGCCTTTCGGCGACGCGACGATCAAGCCGCTGCGCGCCGGCGAAACCCTGCCCTGGAGCCTGCAATGAGCGCTGGCGTGATGCTGCTGATCGACGCCGACAACGTCTCCGTCGACGTGATGGAACAGGCCGTCGAGCTGATGATCGAGCGCCACGGCGCGCTGCACGTGCGCCGCGCCTACTGCACCGCCGAGAGCGCGCTCAAGCACCAGACGACCTTCAAGCGCCTGGGCATCAAGCCGATGGTCAACCTGGCCGCCGGCAAGAACTCCACCGACATCGCGATGGCCGTCGACGCGATCGACCTCGTGCTTGCGCTGCGGCCCGAAGTCGTCGCCATCGCCTCGTCGGACTCCGACTTCGCGCCGCTGGTGCAGCGCCTGCGCGAGAAGGGCTGCCGGGTCGTCGGCATCGGCCAGGACGGCAAGACCGGCGACGAGACGATCTCCGTCTACGACGAGTTCACCGTGCTCGCCCACCGCCGCGGCGGCGTCGCCAAGGCGCCGGCGCGTGGCCGCGGCACGCGCACCAGCACCCGGCGCGAACCGCCGACGCCGCCGCCGCGCCGGGCGCCGGCTCCGGTGGCGCCGGTCGTCGCTGCGGCGCCCGTCGTGGCGCCCCAGCCGGTCGCCGAACCGGAGCCGGTCGATGTGCCGGTGGTGGAGGCCGCGCCCGCGGTCGAGCCGCCCGCGCCCGAACGTGCCCCGCGTCGCCGCCGTGGCCGCCGTGATGCCGAGCTGCCGGCCGAGGTGCCCGTCGCCGCCGAGGCGCCGATGCCCGAACCCGAGCCCGAAGTGCCCACGCCCGCTGCGGTCCCCGAGCCGGCGCCCGAAGCGCCCGCCGCCGAAGCCCCGGCGCCGCGCCGTGCTCCGCGCCGTCGCAAGACCGCCGAGCCGGTAGCCGAGGCCGCCCCGGCCCCGGAGCCGGCACGCCCGGCGCCCGCGCCGGCCGCCGCCTACCCCGACGAGATCCGCCAGATCCTGGCCGCACTGCCCGAACTGCTGCGCGGCGACGCGATCGAGCTGCGCCTGGCCGCCGAACGCCTGCGCGACGCCGATCTGCTCGGCCCGCGCGCCTCGTCGACGCGCTTCTTCGCGCCGCACGCCGACCGCTTCGAGCTGCTGCCGGCCGGCCAGCCGAACAAGGTCCGGCTGCGCCCGATCGAAGGCTGATCGGTCTGGCCATGCCCCCGGTCCGTCGAGGGCAAGGCTTGAACTGCGGGTGCGAGCCCTAACATGCCGCCCTGTTTAGGCAACCCCCGCGCTGGCAGAAAGGCGCAACCCAAATGAAACGAGTGCTGCTGTTCGTCCTGACCAACCTGGCGGTCATGCTGGTGCTGGGCATCACGGCCAGCCTGCTGGGCGTCAACCGTTTTCTCACGGCCAACGGCCTGAACCTGGGCTCGCTGCTCGCGTTCGCGGCCATCTTCGGTTTCGGCGGCGCGATCATCTCGCTGCTGATCAGCAAGCCGATGGCCAAGATGAGCACCGGCGCCCAGGTCATCAACGGCTCGAACGACCCGACGCACCGCTGGATCGTCGGCACCGTCGAGCGCTTCGCGCAGAAGGCCGGCATCGGCATGCCCGAGGTCGCGCTCTACGAGGGCGAGCCCAACGCCTTCGCCACCGGCGCGTTCAAGAACTCGGCGCTGGTCGCGGTGTCCACCGGACTGCTGCAGAACATGACGCGCGAGGAGGTCGAGGCCGTCATCGGCCACGAGGTCGCGCACGTCGCCAACGGCGACATGGTGACGATGACGCTGATCCAGGGCGTGATGAACACCTTCGTCGTGTTCCTGTCGCGCGTCATCGGCTACTTCGTCGACAAGGTGATCCTGAAGAACGACCGCGACGGCGTCGGCATCGGCTACTACGTCACGACCATCGTGCTCGACATCGCGCTGGGCCTGGTGGCCGCGATCATCGTCGCCTGGTTCTCGCGCTACCGCGAGTTCCGCGCCGACGCCGGTGCCGCGCAGCTGATGGGCCGCAAGCAGCCGATGATCAACGCCCTGGCGCGCCTGGGCGGCGTCGAGCCGGGCCAGCTGCCGCAGCAGGTGCAGGCGATGGGCATCGCCGGCAAGCCCAGCGGCTTCATGGCGCTGTTCTCCAGCCACCCGCCGATCGAGGAGCGTATCCGCGCGCTGCAGCAGGCGCAGTGACGCGCCTTGCCCGGCCGCGGCGCCGCGCCGCATACTGCCGGCCATGAAGATGCGCTGGTGGTTGCTCGGCTGCGTCGCGGCGGCTGCTGCGGGCGTGCTCGCCGCCCACTGGTGGGCGCCCCGGGTGGTGCTGGTGCCGGCCTCGGCCCAGCCCGACGACGCGGCGCCGTTGCCCGTGCCGCCGATCCAGGCGGCCACCGCGCCGGCCCCCGAGGTCTAGAAACGACGAAGCCCCCCGCACGCGGGGGCTTCGTCATTCATGCGGGGCAGGGCGCTCAGGCCGGCAGGAAACCGTCGATCGACAGGTAGCGCTCGCCGGTGTCGTAGTTGAAGCCCAGCACACGCGCGCCGGCCGGCAGCTCGGGCAGCTTCTGCGCGATCGCGGCCAGCGTCGCGCCGCTGGAGATGCCCACGAGCAGGCCTTCCTCTCGCGCGCTGCGGCGCGCCATCTCGCGTGCGGCCTCGGCCTCGACCAGGATCACGCCGTCGAGCAGCTCGGTCTTCAGGTTCTTCGGGACGAAGCCGGCGCCGATGCCCTGGATCGGGTGCGGCGAGGGCTGGCCGCCGCTGATCACCGGGCTGGCGGTCGGCTCGACGGCGAAGACCTTCCGCTTCGGCCAACGGGTCTTCAGCACCTGGGCGCAGCCGCTCAGGTGGCCGCCGGTGCCGACGCCGGTGATCAGCGCGTCCAGGCCTTCGGGGAAGTCGCGCGCGATCTCCTCGGCCGTGGTGCGCACGTGCACGTCGATGTTGGCCGGGTTCTCGAACTGCTGCGGCATCCAGGCGCCGGGGATCTCGGCGACGAGCTCCTGCGCGCGTGCGATCGAGCCCTTCATGCCCTTTTCGCGCGGCGTCAGCTCGAACGTCGCGCCGTAGGCCAGCATCAGGCGGCGGCGCTCGACGCTCATGCTGTCGGGCATCACCAGGATCAGCTTGTAGCCCTTGACCGCGGCGACCATCGCCAGGCCGATGCCGGTGTTGCCCGAGGTCGGCTCGACGATCGTGCCGCCGGCTTTCAGTGCACCGGAGCGCTCGGCGTCCTCGACCATCGCCAGCGCGATGCGGTCCTTGACCGAGCCGCCGGGGTTGGCGCGCTCGCACTTGACCCACACCTCGTGCGAGCCGCCGAACAGGCGGTTGATGCGGACGTGGGGCGTGTTGCCGATGGTGGCCAGAACGTTGTCGGCTCTCATTCTTGCTCTCCGGGGATAATGTCGCGGTGAAGCGGACCAGACCGCCGCCGGTGCATCAGCGGAAACGCCGCACGGGAGGAAGGTCCGGACTGCACAAGGCAGCGTAGCAGCTAACGGCTGTCCACCGCGAGGTGAGGATTAGAGCAACAGAGACGAGTCCGGGCGGATGCAAGTCCGCCTGGGGTGAAACGGGCAATCTCTACGCGCAGCAACACCGAATAGGCCGGCGATGATGTCGCCTGCGGAGCCGGCGGGTAGGTGGCACCGAGCCGTGGAGCGATCCACGGCCAAGAGGAATGGCGGTCACGCCGCGCCCTGAAAGGGGTGCGGTGCACAGAATCCGGCCTATCGGTTCGCTTCACACTTTTTCTGCGCCCGGCGCGTCGTCGCCGGGTGCCGGGCTTGCCCCTGGGCGGGCACGCTGACGACGCCGCCGATAGACTCGCCGGCTTTTCGCCCCCTGATGAACCCCGACGCGCCCCTGCTCTGGCGCGGCCCGCGCTGGGCGCTGGCCGTGCTGCTCGCCTGCCTGGGCATGCTCGGGCCGTTCTCGATCGACACCTACCTGCCGGCCTTCGCCGGCATCGCGCGGGCGCTGGACGCGACGCCGCTGCAGATGCAGCAGACGCTGTCGAGCTACCTGCTCGGCTTCGCGGTGATGAACCTGTTCCACGGCGCGCTGGCCGACAGCTTCGGCCGCCGCCCGGTGGTGCTGGCCGGGCTGGGCCTGTTCACGCTGGCTTCGCTGGGCTGCGCGCTGTCGCCGTCGATCGGCTGGCTGGTGTTCTTCCGCGCCGTGCAGGGCATGTCCGCCGGCGCCGGCGTCGTCGTCTCGCGCGCCATCATCCGCGACATGTTCCCGCCGGCCGACGCGCAGCGCGTGATGTCGCAGGTGACGATCTACTTCGGCGTCGCGCCGGCCATCGCGCCGATGATCGGCGGCTTCCTCTTCGTGCATGCCGACTGGCACTCGATCTTCTGGCTGCTGGTGCTGATCGGCGCGGCGCTGTGGCTGGCCAACTGGCGCTGGCTGCCCGAGACGCTGCACGCCGACGCGCGCCAGTCCTTCCACCCGACGCCGCTGCTGCGCGGCTACTGGGACATGATGCGCAGCGCGCGTTTCATGGCGCTGGTCTTCGCCAGCGGCGTGCCGTTCAACGGCATGTTCCTCTACGTGCTGTCGGCGCCGGTCTTCGTCGGCGAGCACCTGGGGCTGCCGCCGCAGCAGTTCTTCTGGTTCTTCCTGTTCACCATCGGCGGCATCATGGGCGGCGCCTGGGCCTCCGGGCGCGCCGCCGGCAAGCTGAAGCCCCACCGCCAGATCCGCTACGGCTTCACGATCATGGCCGTGGTCTCGTTGCTCAACGTCGGCCTGAACCTCGCTTTCAAGGCCCAGGCCTGGTGGGCGATGCCGCTGATCGGCATCTTCTCGTTCGGCTGGGCGCTGATGGTCCCGGTGGTCACGCTGATGGTGCTGGACCTGGTGCCCGAGCGGCGCGGCATGGCGTCGTCGGTGCAGGCCTTCGTCGGCAGCGCGGCCAACGCGGTGGTGGCCGGGGTCGTCGCGCCGCTGGTGATGCACTCGACGGCGACGCTGGCGCTGGCCTCGTTCGGCCTGATGAGCGTCGGCATCCTGGCCTGGGTCTGGGTGCGCCCGCGCCTGGCCTGACTCAAGCACCACCCCGCGGCGGCCGATATCCGGGGCGGAGACCCCGCGATGAACCGTTCCCGATCTGCTGCCGGCCGCGACGCCGGCCTCCTGCCGCGCTGTGCCTGGGCGACGCTGCCGCTCGCGGCGGCGCTGCTGTTCGCGCCGCGTGTGCACGCCGCGGGCGAGCACGGTGCGCCGGCGGCCAAGGCGGCCGCGCCGGCTGCTGCTGCGGCGGCGTCCGAGCCGCAGGATCCGCTGGACCGCGTGCGCGAGCGCCTGGCCGAGAAGCTGGGTGCGATGAAGGCGCCCGACACGCCGGGCAACGTGATGCGCGTCACGGCGCGCCCCGCCGGCGAGGCGCCTGTCGCGCGCAAGCCCGCGGCGCGGCCGCGCCCGGAGACCAGGCCAGAGCCGCCGCACGACATCCACTGGGCCTACGCCGGCGAAGGCGGCCCGGCGCGCTGGGGCGCGATCAAGCCCGAGTTCGGGCTGTGCGCCACCGGCCAGCGCCAGAGCCCGATCGACATCCGCGGCGGCATCGCGGTCGACCTGGAGCCGGTGCAGTTCGACTACCGGCCGGTCGGCTTCGCGGTGCTGGACAACGGCCACACGGTGCAGGTCAACGTCGGCCCCGGCAACTTCATCGCCGTCGGCGGGCGCCGCTACGAGCTGGTGCAGTTCCACTTCCATCGTCCGTCCGAGGAGCGCATCGACGGCCGCCAGACCGACATGGTCGCGCACCTCGTGCACAAGGACCCGGAAGGCCGGCTGGCCGTCGTCGCCGTGCTGCTGCAGCGCGGCGCCGAGCAGCCGGTGATCCAGTCGGTCTGGAACAACCTGCCGCTGGAGAAGAACGAGGAGGCGCGGGCGCCGGGCGCGCTGGAGATCGACCGCCTGCTGCCCGTCGACCGCGGCTACTACACCTACATGGGCTCGCTGACGACGCCGCCCTGCACCGAAGGCGTGCTGTGGATCGTGATGCGCCAGCCGGTCGCGCTGTCGCAGGAGCAGATCGACATCTTCGCGCGGCTGTACCCGATGAACGCGCGGCCGGTGCAGTCGGCCGCGGGGCGGCTGATCAAGCAGTCCCGCTGAGGTCGCCGCCACTGCGGCGGCGCAGCACCAGCAGCGCCGGCCACAGCCACAGGCTGGTGAACCAGAGCGCGACGCGCCCGGCCGACACCGGCCGCGTCTCGTGGCGCGCGACCTTCATGAACAGCACCACTGCGCCGGCCACGACGTAGGCCAGCAGCGCGGCGTAGGCGCCGGCGCGCCAGGCGTAGTCGTCGCCGATCGCGTCGCCGATCCAGCGCCCGGCCAATGCCGCGGCCGGCACCGACAGCAGCAGGGCCAGCAGCAGCCCGACCAGCGCATGGCGCAGCCGGTACAGCGGATCGTGGTCGTAGGGCGAGCTCATCGGGCGGCGAGTATGCCCGGGCCGGCGCCGGCCCCGGGCCCAGCCAGGGCTCTTCGCGGCGGCGGCCGCCCCACTGCGTCCCCGCGTGACCCACCGTCACGGCCGGTCGCGGTGTGAAATCGTGGGGGGATCCACGATTCCCCACGCCTTTTCCGCCCGCGGCTGTCAAGGGCCTCGTCGCTCACAAACCACTTTCAGTGCGCGGCCCAAGTCCTTCATTTGCAAGCACTTTCCGGTTGCAAAAGTGCTTGCGAGAGCGCCGGTAAGTCCTTGATTCCACTGAATTTTTACGTTTCCGCGCCATTGACCCGGGCTTGGTGGCTCAGGTA is a window encoding:
- a CDS encoding GGDEF domain-containing protein, with the protein product MTLHEPTLFVLLLIGYAMLGLQLVTASRRLFGGDALRRWGWGNALMLAGYLFLLADLVTPWSLWVVASNTLIVLGEFVFVAALQRFVDERPAPRLLTLGGVVCALSLTPLMLLPTPTRMALMSLIAAAPLAWAGWVVWRRRRRIERSLWPVGAILALAAATLLVRCVHAVIEPAAYADLTQHNPVQTLVALAAYVALLGAGFGFVLACTERATRSFERQASHDHLTGALNRQAGGPLLEQALLRARRDRSSLAFVLIDLDRFKQVNDEHGHVFGDEVLRRFAQMVRQRLRASDLFVRLGGEEFALVLPGSDAAGALGVVDQLRADSRALDLRTEAGRCCMLSFSAGIALSAAGRRGAEALYRAADDALYRAKRAGRDQAVLAGGDETIPA
- the pyrC gene encoding dihydroorotase, with protein sequence MSPAPTTLTITRPDDWHLHLRDGAALAAVLPYTAREFARAIVMPNLRPPVTTAAQATAYRERILAARPEGSDFEPLMTLYLTDNTPPDEITKAQAAGVVALKLYPAGATTNSDAGVTDIRRTYPTLEAMQRAGLPLLVHGEVTDPEVDVFDREAVFIDRVMRPLRADFPELKVVFEHITTKEAAEYVAGADEFTAATITAHHLLYDRNALFVGGLRPHYYCLPVLKRAVHRHALLAAAASGSRKFFLGTDSAPHAAALKEQSVCGAGCFTAPAALALYAEAFELAGALDKLEAFAAFNGPDFYGLPRNTGTVTLRREPFTLPEALPFGDATIKPLRAGETLPWSLQ
- a CDS encoding NYN domain-containing protein, with the translated sequence MSAGVMLLIDADNVSVDVMEQAVELMIERHGALHVRRAYCTAESALKHQTTFKRLGIKPMVNLAAGKNSTDIAMAVDAIDLVLALRPEVVAIASSDSDFAPLVQRLREKGCRVVGIGQDGKTGDETISVYDEFTVLAHRRGGVAKAPARGRGTRTSTRREPPTPPPRRAPAPVAPVVAAAPVVAPQPVAEPEPVDVPVVEAAPAVEPPAPERAPRRRRGRRDAELPAEVPVAAEAPMPEPEPEVPTPAAVPEPAPEAPAAEAPAPRRAPRRRKTAEPVAEAAPAPEPARPAPAPAAAYPDEIRQILAALPELLRGDAIELRLAAERLRDADLLGPRASSTRFFAPHADRFELLPAGQPNKVRLRPIEG
- the htpX gene encoding protease HtpX, translating into MKRVLLFVLTNLAVMLVLGITASLLGVNRFLTANGLNLGSLLAFAAIFGFGGAIISLLISKPMAKMSTGAQVINGSNDPTHRWIVGTVERFAQKAGIGMPEVALYEGEPNAFATGAFKNSALVAVSTGLLQNMTREEVEAVIGHEVAHVANGDMVTMTLIQGVMNTFVVFLSRVIGYFVDKVILKNDRDGVGIGYYVTTIVLDIALGLVAAIIVAWFSRYREFRADAGAAQLMGRKQPMINALARLGGVEPGQLPQQVQAMGIAGKPSGFMALFSSHPPIEERIRALQQAQ
- the cysK gene encoding cysteine synthase A; amino-acid sequence: MRADNVLATIGNTPHVRINRLFGGSHEVWVKCERANPGGSVKDRIALAMVEDAERSGALKAGGTIVEPTSGNTGIGLAMVAAVKGYKLILVMPDSMSVERRRLMLAYGATFELTPREKGMKGSIARAQELVAEIPGAWMPQQFENPANIDVHVRTTAEEIARDFPEGLDALITGVGTGGHLSGCAQVLKTRWPKRKVFAVEPTASPVISGGQPSPHPIQGIGAGFVPKNLKTELLDGVILVEAEAAREMARRSAREEGLLVGISSGATLAAIAQKLPELPAGARVLGFNYDTGERYLSIDGFLPA
- a CDS encoding carbonic anhydrase, whose protein sequence is MNRSRSAAGRDAGLLPRCAWATLPLAAALLFAPRVHAAGEHGAPAAKAAAPAAAAAASEPQDPLDRVRERLAEKLGAMKAPDTPGNVMRVTARPAGEAPVARKPAARPRPETRPEPPHDIHWAYAGEGGPARWGAIKPEFGLCATGQRQSPIDIRGGIAVDLEPVQFDYRPVGFAVLDNGHTVQVNVGPGNFIAVGGRRYELVQFHFHRPSEERIDGRQTDMVAHLVHKDPEGRLAVVAVLLQRGAEQPVIQSVWNNLPLEKNEEARAPGALEIDRLLPVDRGYYTYMGSLTTPPCTEGVLWIVMRQPVALSQEQIDIFARLYPMNARPVQSAAGRLIKQSR